From the genome of Electrophorus electricus isolate fEleEle1 chromosome 14, fEleEle1.pri, whole genome shotgun sequence:
gaaatattgttacattttaatgtaaaaaagtaaataaataaaaatcacatttaaaaaagcTCCAAAGGATAAATAGTGCAATGAAAAATCCCAATAAACATAGTACCTTactgtaagtgtttgtgtgtggtatggttaGTCCTGCATGATTGAATGTTaggcttgctctctctctctctctctctctctctctctctctctctctctctctctctctctctctctctctctctctctacatgcaCTCAGGTAATTTTAAAGGAGAAATTTTAAAGGAGAAATTCCTTTAAAGTAATTTGTACCACAAAAGGCAAATATAGCATATTTGCTATAAAAAAAagatctatttttatttttacattgtttatatAAAGTGCAGTTGAAGACTCACATTTTTGTAGTCCTCAAACGAACCAGTTTATACTCCATAGAGCGGGCTCTCATATGGATGCGTCCAggattaaaatagatttagtacagaatatTAACCATCCAGGctggtgtcagtataatggatATCAGTTTAATGGATGTTTCTTAATGTGAAGAAGATTTATTGGGAAAATCGACTTATTGCTTAAAAAAGCTTTGTACCATGAACTAAGGAAACAAGATATGCGATTGGTTTGATTTCACGACAGAACAAAAATAGGATCTGAATTCTGGATTAttgaaaactaaataaattgGTTTATATTAAATCGAacgatcatttttatttttcgataaataaacttttattttgacaattATTAGTAGAGCGGAAATAACTCGTGTGTTCCCAACTAAGAAGTTCGGTTTGGACAGTTGAGTGTAAAATCGCACAGTAACCTTCAGTGGTAAATGTAGAGTAATATTACGTAGGTAAATTACAAATCCTAACTTTTTTGTTCATGTATACTGGGAAATAGCCTTTTAAACTACAACTGCATAAACTGTTGGGGATAATTATGATCAGTTAGCCCAGCTGTAGCACTGATCGTGGTCAGAGAGAAAACATGACAAAGTTTAATCAAAACACTAATCTGCGTTTATCATAGTGCAGAGGTAGGTCGGCGTCTAACTGGAGCTAAAGCAATAGTAGTTAAGATTCCTTGTCTTTCTCCTTTGTTAACCTAGGGGCGATGTCAGGAGGAGCAGTGCTACGTTTTCTCCTGCCCAAGTGCAAACCGGCCGCGTCCATGCCTTGGAAGGTTCCGCGTCGCAGGCCCGTCGATACGAGGACGGGCTCTCCGCAATGGGATCTGCTTCCACAGGGCCGGGCGGTTCATTTCAGTGCACTACTGCTGGCGGGACACAACAAGTGGTCCAAAGTAAAAGATATAAAAATCCCGAAAGACGCTGCTCGAGCGCGGATCATCACGAAGTTTTCAATGTTGATCAAAGTGGCAGTGAAAGGTGATGGCGTGTGTCCGCTACCAATCCTGAGATTGTAAATAGCCTGCTTTGGTTCGGTGTCAgacctctttctgtctctgattAACCTTGTTCTGTGTCTTATTTTTAGAGGGAGGATCTAATCCAGAGTTTAATGTCGCTTTGGCGCAGTTGATAGAACAgtgcagaaacaaaaatatacccAAAGCCACTATAGAGGCTGCTATCCATGGAGCGGTAAGCGTTTATAGTTTATTAGCGCTGGGGCCGTAAAAGAAACCGACCACCGAAACAAAGAGTCACTAGCTAATGATGAGGTTTTGCAGCTCCCCTCAAGGTTGATTTAATTCGACATTTGACAGTCACACCAGCTCAGTCCATAGCTGATGTTTATTTTGCTATATTTTGCTTTATGTTTTCCTTATTTATGTTAATATGTTACAGTACATAGGCGGAGCTAAATATGCATGACTGGGTTGCGGATGTGTGGGTTAATTAACCCCTGTTGGCTCTGTCACACAGGAGAAGTCCAAGGCTGCATCCCACCACTTTTATGAGGCCCGTGGCCCGGGGGGATGCCTACTCCTCATCGAAGTTTTCACAGATAACAACACTCGTTCGCACCAGGAGATCAAACACCTCTTACTGAAAAatgggtgtgttttttgtggGGAGGGGCTAATGGCACATGGTGTCCGAGACCAACGTTACATAGTAAATTCATTCTGGAATCTGTTCGTTTTGAAATAACGACCAATAAGATGACCCCACAGGCTGTAGATTTAGGAGTGAGATGGGCAGGTTTGCATGCTCCtatagctcacctggtagagcagatGGGTAAAGTGAGGTGCTTAGGAAGCAAATGCATACTGGTGCATGCATAAGTCACcctggataagaacatctgccaaaACCCTAAAAAGTGCATGCATGACTTCATTTATCCACAGGGCGGTGCTCTGTGTTGGCGCACTCAATAATTTTGACAGGAAGGGCGTGGTGGTTGCATCCAGAGATGGAGTGTCTGCTGAGAGAGCCCTGGAGCTGGCAATAGAGGCAGGAGCTGAAGATGTGCACGAGACAGAGGATGAGGAGCAGAGGTCTTTACTGCAGGTTAGATAATCATCCCCAAACCAACATTGACTGCTCCATTAGCACACTGCTGGCAGGAGGAACCAGCTGCTGTGAAAAATAACAAGTGGATTTGTTGGGTTGAAGGTATGATAAGAAGCCTGCTGTTATATGCAACAGATTATGGAACTTTGGTGCAAAACTGCATAATTAGTCTTTAAGACGCATAAAACAGCTATGGGGATAGGTCAGTAAGTAAATCAAGAGTTAAAGTAATTAACTGGAGTTTAAATTAACACAGAGATGATTCACTAAGATTCACTGTTCTTTTCCTGTTGCTGTAATGTGCCTGTTTCCATAAACACTTCCTCGCCTCCCTCTAGGGTAATACTACCGATTTCTTTCCAAACTTTGTGATCAGTGTTGGGGTAATGAAGTCTTAACAGAGTTTTGCCCAGCTCTAGATACATTCAAGATACATTCTCTCATGATTTCTTCATGGCTGATTGGTGCCTTTTTTTTACCTTCAGTTCATCTGTGACCTTAGCTCCACGAAGGGAGTGCGGACTGCCCTAGAAGCTTTCGGGGTGCACACGCTGTCCACTGGGATGGAATACATTTCCCACACTCCCACCCCTCTGCcccagaaccagctggatgCCAGCGCCACTCTCCTGGAGGTGTTGAATAATTACCCTGACGTGGTCAGGGTCTGGGACAACATTTGTGCCCTGGAATGAGACAGACTGGCTGGGTGGCCTAGAGCACTAGGATGAGCTCTGGCTGTTTTTGCAGCTGAAACCTGCCTCACAGGACATGGACCACATCCCAGCCATGTGCTTTCATCTCCAGTGGAACCTCTGTGATTTAATtgaactttttttgttgttttcttcagtGTTGCAAGATGAGACCTATAAGGGCATCGTAAATGTCTAGTTTGGTATTAACAATAATTTTGCCCCCAATAAAGCTGCTCCTGCTTATACAAGGCTTTTCAGTGTGCCTGAAGTTCATTAGATGGGCAGGGAGTTGCTCATCTATCTTGCAGCACATTAAGATGAATGCAGAAATCTTCTGAGGACATCTGCAGATTTGGATATATTGCCATGAATTTCAAGGGTAAACAGCCATCTTTAATGTTGCTCATATATCACTCTGTCAGACAGCATCCAGATTTTCTTGAAGAATTTGGTGAGCTGTTGTCCAGGATATTAACAGATTTTGACAGTTTACTACTTGCTGAAGACTTTAACATTCATCTTCACAAAACTAGATTCTGTTAGAAAGAATTTTCACttaatattgtatatttatgtttCATGCTCTAAAGGTAAACAGGATCATCAATGCAAGTTTCCATGCAACCAGAGCTTTAactcagaaatgcatttaaCGCCTGATTCAGGGAATGATAGAAGTCTTTGTATCATAGCACTGGACAGTAGTGAGGTGTCTGACAGCATCAGGGCAAAAGCCTAGATCCTGAAGTTTGAAAAGTTCATGGATGCTGTTAGCGAATCTCATAAGTGCTTATTCAGCAAAGCAGTTAGTGTTCACATTTAGCAGAAAAAATTAAGAAGCCCTTCCTCTGGAATCGCAGTACTGCtctgaaataaagttttttattaaatatttttaacagaaaatggTTTTCAAACACACTGTGCTAAAGGAGTCTGTCAAAATCTTAAAGTTTAACATGTTCGTAACATGTTCGTAACCAGTTTAGTAGGGGGGTATATGATTCAAAGGGGTCACATACTCAAACTAAGCCACTCTAATCATGGAGCCTGCCTGTATTTGGTGTGGATTGGCTGGTTGCCAATACCAGCTCTTCTTCCGTTCAGTCACTGGACAGCAGACAgggatttttgttgttttgatcattgtgtgaaacaaaaaatgtaccAGGCTGGAAAAAAGATTTGATTTAACAGCAACAATTGTTGACTGGGAGTGTTCTGTGGTACTGAGTGGTTTTGGAGAGCTAAATCCCATAACGAGTCTTTAGTGGaacaacagaaaacatacaTCCATGTGAGGTCACAGCACTAATGGATATGAGTTGTGTCTCATCTGCATGACCTTATCGTACCGCTCCAAACAGGTCAAGCCAGCAGAaagtctggatctggagctgggttagtgttggggtcagggtttactttttaaagttagtagggttaggattaggggttagggtttgggttaagggttagcattaggtttaggattagggattaggggttagggtttgggttaagggttagcattaggtttagggttagggattaggggtttGGATTAAgggttattaggtttagggttagggattaggggttagggtttgggttaagggttagcattaggtttagggttagggattaggggttagggtttggattaagggttagcattaggtttagggttagggattaggggttagggtttgggttaagggttagcattaggtttagggttagggattaggggttagggtttgggttaagggttagcattaggtttagggttagggattaggtgTTTTGGTTAAGGGTTAgcattaggtttagggttagggattaggggttagggtttgtgcTTGCGCAAAACAAGGCTGGAATGAGACAAGGCTGTGGTGAGAGTAACACATGCATAATTGAGCACACGAACCAACAGCAAAGATCGGAAATGAAACCCAAACATTTCGCTCAGTGGCACagtgcaaatacacaaagcCCTGAACACACCCTCAGAACCGTTACTGTCAAACGGCCACCAGAGAATTTTCTGCTCTTCAAACTTACATTCTAGCTTTCCTACCTTGCAAAGTGGAAAGAAATTGAAAAATATAGTTGATCTGCACCTAGAAAAAGTTAAAAGGAGATGTTTCAGATGAGAtaaagaagatgaagatggtCATCTTTTCGTAATGACTTGGTGATGAAATTCGGAAATGACTAGCACAACTTTTAACATGTTACAGCATGTTATAAGAATGACATCAGGATAAGTCATGTCACAGACACTATAAGACTGTCAGACGGAACCTCCATTTCTACAGTAAGGTCAATATAAAGAACTTTTTCAGGTTAAAAAAGTATGCAACAGCAAAATTATTGTAGTAAAATGAAGCCATTTTGaagtataattaaaaaaatttcaCAGTACTGACTCACTGCTTTTTTCAAGGACTGATCTTAGTATAAGTCTTACTCTTCATGAACTTTATGAATGGTGAATGTATGCACACAGATGTGGATAAGTCCACAGTGTGGGATTTGCAGCAAGGACTCAAATTCAGCAGTACAGAATGACTAAAAACAATTAAAGTTTACGCTTATTTAGAAAGGTAATGTGAAGTTATGCTATTCTAAAGTCAGCTTTCAGAATtgtaaaaaaatctaaatcagaGGCCTGTGTGCTTTTTATAGTTTGTCAGTAGTTTGTCAAAATGCAGTGCTGTGTCACACTTATGATACTTAGAATAATCGAAATGTGCAGTAGAAGGAACAGAAGAGAGGAGTGTTGATTCAGCAAATGCTGTGTGCTGGGTACTGAGACAGCTCATTTACGAGTTCATTTAATTGTATATAAGCCTCTTTATCTAGTTCAGAATGGAACACGTTGTATCCAGAATTGATCTGGCATTAAAACAAGCCTTGCTTTTAGCACCAATGCCCTTTGTCATCACTGGAATCTCTCAGCAATGTCCAGGACCTTCTCAGGCACAGGTTGTGGGGTGTCTGTGTATAGGCTGCACACAGACAGCAATGCAGTTGACATCAATGGCAATGAAAAAAATTGTTAGTGCACAGATCCGTGAGTCTTCAGTTCCAGGGAAATGATAGCCTGCCCCAGAaagcatccacacacatgccagcacGTGTGTGCATGACGTCAGGTCAGGTCCTCTCCATGGAGACACTGCAATGTGACAACATTAATCTGAATATCTGCATCTATAccttctctcttcatctctctccatctttctgtctctctcatctttctcttttctctcaatTTCTTTGtatatctctttttctctctctctctctccaggatAGATGCTTCTTACATTCCATTGTCTCTGCTCAGATCACATACTTTCTTGAGATTGCATCTAGTCACTGGACACTATGGTCTTGGGTCACAATATGACCGTTTGTCTCTCCTTGTCTGTCAACCTCATATGTCTGTCCCCTCCAGTGGTCCAGTTCACAAGCACAGGTGGGGCCTATTGGTGTAACCACTTGGAcctcaagagtgtgtgtgttgtgaccTACTAGTTGGTGCAATCTCCACTGTTGATACGGTCAAAGCAGGGAGCTGTATGAACATAGAAAGCTCTAAATGTTTGGGCAGCATTGTGGGAGCATTCCTCTCTACCCCTGCTTGGTAATGTGACAGTGCCCTCCATTACACTGAACATGAAGGAGAAGAGCAGAACCCTGGCTGGCTGGAGGAGATGGCACTTCTTTGAAGAGGGAAAATGTCTCCTGCTCTTGTAGTAATACCAAACCTGATGGATTTCCAGACTCTAGTCAGTACTAATTCCTCACTTGTCAAGTTAGTGTTGAAAAAAATCTCAGCCTCTGTTCATTGTGCAGGGGGGCTTCTGTTGTGCTGGTTCACACACAGAATTAAGGGGGCAGTTCACCCCCTCCGATTGCCAGTCAGTCCTATGGGCAGAATTGTtcatgtgcttttttaaaaaggctcaTCCTCCTCCGTTCTAGTACTTCATTCCCTtcactgttttacacacacacatacacacactctctctttctttctctctcctactgcTTTCACCTGTTCTGCatcttctttcactctttctccctattgtttctcttttcctgCTCCCCAGTTCATAAAACTAAATGTGAGTTGTGTGATTTTGGTTTTGCATTATAAGTTTATGTTAGCTAAATAACACAAGTTTGAGCAGTTTTCTGGTTATATTGCTCATTTCAGGCACTTGTGTAACAGGGTCCCTTTTTGCTAATATGGCTGGGTTAGCCAACAAGTTAGCCCTGCCCTTTCCATTGCTGCCATTGATAGCTGGTCCCTTGAGCCAGGGGTTGTTAGTCATCAGACCCGTCCAGTCATGTTGCGAGTCGGCCCACACACCGAACAGATTGCACTGTTTATTATCCATGCTCCTGacttgcaactgattttggggtaccCATGGCTTCAGTGACATAATCCTCATGTAGACTGACTAAGCTGTCTTGGGGTCCAACATGTAAGACCTCCTGGCTGCAGCCATCCAAGCCTCAGTCTGGTGCTGGTCATGAGTGGTCCGTACCTGTCTCGAATCCCCCAGGTTCATTAGGAAGTTTTGCATGGTTGCAGCCCCACTGATTGCGTTGACCAGGAAGGCGTCTGGTCATTCTGCTGGTCCACCAAAGCCCAGCAGGCATTCGAGGAACTAGAGTGCCATCTAATCACTGCTCCTATTCTTCAGCTCCCTGATGCAGAGCTTCCATTTATTGTTGCGGTAGACGCATCtgaggtgggtgttggtgctGTTCTGTCCCAGCGGTTAGGAGAGGACAAAAAACTGTATCCATGTGCTTACTTCTCTTGACGTCTGTCTCCTGCAGAAAGGAACTACGACATGGGCAACCGTGAATTACTGGTGGTCAAGCTTGCGCTcaaggagtggaggcactggctggagggggcaaaacacGCCTTCCTGGTCTGTACGGACCACAAGAACTTGGTCtacatacagcaggccaagcGACTTCATCCACaccaggccagatggggacCATTCTTTACCCGGTTTGACTTCACTTTCTCATACCGGCTGGGCACTAAGAACGCTAAACCAGATGCCCTCTCCTGCCTGTGGGAATCCTTGCTACCTTCTGCTCCACCCTCGACCGTTATACCCAGGGCCCGCGTCATAGCACCAATCCAGTGGGGAGTTGAGAAGGCAGTATGTCAGGCCCTCCTTGCTGAACCAGACCCGGGTGGAGGCCGTCCGGGGCAGTTGTATGTACATGCATCTCCCTTTTCAGTGCACCCAGGAGTCACCCGGACGCTCAAGTTTTTCCGTCGGCAGTTTTGGTGGCCCCGCATAGAACCCGACGTCTGAGcatttgtgaactcctgtcaCACCTGTGCTCAGTTCAAGGACCCCAGGACAAGGCCTGCTGTTCTGTTGCACCCATTGGCTATCCCTTCGCTGTCCCTTGGTCTCACCTCTCGCTCGATTTTATCACAGGGCTGCCCCCATCAAGGGACAACATGGTGATTTTGGTGGTCGTGGACAGGTTCTCCAAGGCCAGCCGCTTCTTTGCACTGCCAAAACTGCAATGGCCAGACCAAGAGGGTTAACCAGGACTTGGAGCACACCCTCCACTGTCTGGCCTCTTCCTGTCCATCCTCTTGGTCTGAGCACCTATTATGGGCAGAGTTTGcccacaacaccctgtggcactcctccTTAGGCATGTCACCATTCGAGTGCCAATTTGGGTATGCTCCGCCCATGTTTCCCAACCGAGTGGCCGATGTGGATGTTCGGTCTTCTAAGCAGACAGTCAGGCTCTGCCGCTTAGCCTGGCAAAAGGCATGCAGGGCTATTTTGTCTGCTGCCGCTGCTCAAAAGCATTATGCCAACAAGAGACAGCGACCAACGCTGACTTATCGGCCTGGACAGCGGGTTTGGCTTTGTGTGGTTATCCTCGCAAACTCGCTCCTCAGTACATCCAGCCATTCAAAGTCCTTTGCTGCATAAACCCTGTTTGTTATTCCCCCATCATTGCGGGTCCACCCCACTTTCCACCTGTCTCACCTTAAGCCTGTATTGTGTCGGGTGGGCCTCTCTGACCGGCCGGGTCTGCGCATGGTGGATGGTGCACCAGCGTACACAGTCAAGCATCTCTTGGATGTCCTGCAGGTTTGTGATGGAGTCCAGTATTAGGTGGACTGGCAGGGATACCGGCCTGAGGAGTGGTCCTGGGTCCCCTTCCGTCACATCCTGGACCGTGAACTCATTCGGGCTTTTCGGCAGGATCGTGTGGCTGACCTTGGAGCCACCCCttctgggggggaggggggggggggggttgtaagggttggcaccaggccaaggccccctccagccaccagagggaggcctcgagtcaggcacactactaatcaagCTTGATgtccaacagctgggctagatctatataagcccactgacccagtcactcagtgatGGGACTttgccaagctcctagccggtaactttGGGTATTGAGATCTGTgtgcccttgtgctacacctctcttctgctctgcaaaactacatctgtgtttttatatgtcccctcccttctccagttttccctctcaagtctgtctcgctcccaaggctccccttagccattaaagttccttcctgttttctggttttgtttgggaagttttagtttggttttcctcacTGCATCgaggctgccattcttcccgtggcatcctttgttctccctttttccatgctcagCATGGtggtttagtttttcctttcattttgtcatcctccatttcTTTGAAATGCGATATACGCGAAGGTTGATTTGATGGCTGCTGTAGTCTAGCAGGAGTTTGCTTGCCTCGCAGCAAAGCAGCTGGGGTTCAACttcccacctttttttttttttcctcttgttttacctgttcttaggtctaactgttttgcacacaggcccaccatcattaaagcgtggtagctcacccagtaggctgttggtgtcatcacttAGCTGACCTGGGTCTGAGCCATATTACAGTTGGctccattttgtgtttatatcaCATTGTATTTAAATAGCCTATTGCcataatattacaataaagtTCTTTAATAAATAGTACTCATAAATCATATAATAAGAAATATTCTGTGTAATACATTTTGCTTAAAATTCtaaattatttatcattattatggTTATCTAATGATTACTAAGTCAAGCCTTAATATGATTAGTTAATGAATACTAGACAGATTGCTTAACCTTTTAGTAATACTCAACAATAATTTAATTACCCTTGGGGTAAACTGTTTGGAAGGTCTCCATGGAGGTGTGGTTTGTTGTGCCATAGAAAAGCATGTTCCTTCATCAAATCACAACACCAACCATGCCTACCATCCATGAGCATCAAATAATTCCCAAATTTCTGAGATATGCACAAGTGTTCAGACTTAAGATTCACTCACTTCTCACA
Proteins encoded in this window:
- the LOC113576837 gene encoding translational activator of cytochrome c oxidase 1, translated to MSGGAVLRFLLPKCKPAASMPWKVPRRRPVDTRTGSPQWDLLPQGRAVHFSALLLAGHNKWSKVKDIKIPKDAARARIITKFSMLIKVAVKEGGSNPEFNVALAQLIEQCRNKNIPKATIEAAIHGAEKSKAASHHFYEARGPGGCLLLIEVFTDNNTRSHQEIKHLLLKNGAVLCVGALNNFDRKGVVVASRDGVSAERALELAIEAGAEDVHETEDEEQRSLLQFICDLSSTKGVRTALEAFGVHTLSTGMEYISHTPTPLPQNQLDASATLLEVLNNYPDVVRVWDNICALE